From the genome of Sporosarcina sp. 6E9, one region includes:
- a CDS encoding type 1 glutamine amidotransferase domain-containing protein, with protein MAKIATLITNEFEDSEFTAPKKAFEEAGHEVVTIEKESGVEITGKKGESLTVDQGIDDVKPEDFDALLLPGGFSPDILRADDRFVEFTKAFMDDEKPVFAICHGPQLLITTKSLEGRHATGYKSIKVDMEYAGAHYLDQEVVVCQNQLVTSRTPDDIPAFNREALKLLEK; from the coding sequence ATGGCTAAAATCGCTACATTAATCACAAATGAATTTGAGGACTCGGAGTTTACGGCGCCTAAAAAGGCATTTGAAGAAGCTGGTCATGAAGTTGTAACAATTGAGAAGGAATCAGGCGTGGAGATTACCGGTAAAAAAGGCGAATCATTAACAGTAGATCAAGGAATTGATGATGTGAAGCCTGAAGACTTCGATGCGTTACTTTTACCCGGTGGATTTTCCCCAGACATCTTACGTGCAGATGACCGTTTCGTGGAATTTACAAAAGCGTTCATGGATGATGAAAAACCTGTATTCGCAATCTGCCACGGTCCTCAATTATTAATCACGACAAAATCCCTAGAAGGAAGACATGCAACAGGATACAAATCCATTAAAGTCGATATGGAATACGCAGGCGCCCACTACCTAGATCAAGAAGTAGTTGTTTGCCAAAACCAACTGGTAACTAGCCGAACACCCGACGATATACCAGCATTTAATCGTGAAGCTTTAAAATTACTAGAAAAATAA
- a CDS encoding DNA-3-methyladenine glycosylase encodes MYKPVDKSFFESPGLELAKELLGQYIVHEQPSGLLVGKIVETEAYQGPADQAAHSFNNRRTKRTEIMFGSPGLVYSYQMHTHTLINVVAGPVGTPHAILIRAVEPVLGHEVMRKNRGEHMKEIDWTNGPGKLTKAMNISMEYYGHHWSHEPLFIAEGVKVEEIVAGPRVGIGNSGEAVHYPWRFFEKDNPYVSKYR; translated from the coding sequence ATGTATAAACCAGTCGACAAATCATTTTTCGAATCACCTGGATTAGAACTTGCGAAAGAATTATTGGGACAATATATCGTCCACGAACAACCTTCGGGCCTGTTAGTAGGGAAAATCGTAGAAACAGAAGCTTATCAAGGACCAGCAGATCAAGCTGCGCACAGTTTCAACAATCGAAGAACCAAAAGAACGGAAATCATGTTCGGCAGTCCGGGGCTTGTCTACTCCTATCAAATGCATACCCATACACTTATCAACGTCGTTGCCGGCCCAGTTGGTACACCGCATGCAATTCTAATCCGTGCAGTTGAACCAGTACTCGGCCATGAAGTGATGCGTAAAAATCGCGGAGAGCACATGAAGGAAATCGATTGGACAAACGGTCCGGGTAAATTGACAAAGGCCATGAACATATCCATGGAATATTATGGCCATCATTGGTCACATGAACCGCTTTTCATTGCCGAAGGGGTGAAGGTTGAGGAAATTGTAGCTGGACCAAGAGTCGGGATCGGGAATTCTGGCGAAGCAGTTCATTACCCGTGGCGATTTTTTGAAAAAGATAATCCGTACGTTTCCAAATATCGATAA
- a CDS encoding nucleotide pyrophosphohydrolase: MEKLQKDIIKFTKARNWDGNHDARNLAISISLEASELLEHFQWQSAEEALAKNKQEIAEEAADVFIYLLQFADLLGIDLKEEARKKIEKNEERFPV, from the coding sequence ATGGAAAAACTGCAAAAGGATATTATAAAATTCACGAAAGCCCGTAACTGGGACGGGAATCACGATGCACGAAATCTCGCGATATCCATTTCACTCGAAGCCAGTGAATTACTTGAACATTTTCAGTGGCAATCAGCAGAGGAGGCACTCGCGAAGAATAAGCAGGAAATTGCTGAAGAAGCGGCAGACGTTTTTATTTATTTGTTGCAGTTCGCTGATTTGCTAGGGATTGATCTTAAAGAGGAAGCGCGAAAGAAGATTGAGAAGAACGAAGAACGGTTTCCTGTTTGA
- a CDS encoding glycine betaine ABC transporter substrate-binding protein, whose product MKKITGVIVLALVLLLSACGSKDEIIIGGKPWTEQYILPHILGLYIESETDYKVKYEDGLGEVAILTPAIEKGEIDLYVEYTGTGLKDVLKEESKAGESSESVFDRVKKGYEDKFKVTWLAPLGFENGYTLAYAKDKSYDSATYSELAEKSSKEDIVFGAPHAFYERKGDGYEDLNKAYPFSFADAKSLDPNVMYEAVKNGDVDVIPAFTTDSRIQLFDLATTKDDLGFFPKYDAAPVVRQDTLKKFPELEKVLNSLAGKITEEDMLKMNSRVDLDKDKPEDVAREFLIEKGLIKE is encoded by the coding sequence GTGAAGAAAATTACAGGAGTTATCGTTCTTGCACTTGTGCTTTTACTAAGTGCTTGCGGCTCGAAAGATGAAATAATCATCGGCGGAAAGCCATGGACGGAACAATATATCTTGCCTCACATACTAGGTCTCTATATTGAGTCTGAAACGGATTATAAGGTGAAATATGAAGACGGTCTTGGTGAAGTAGCGATACTGACACCCGCCATAGAAAAAGGCGAAATCGATTTATATGTTGAGTACACAGGGACGGGCCTTAAAGATGTATTAAAGGAAGAGTCAAAGGCTGGAGAGAGTTCTGAAAGCGTATTTGACCGTGTGAAAAAAGGGTACGAAGACAAATTTAAGGTGACTTGGTTAGCACCATTAGGATTTGAAAATGGCTATACGCTTGCCTATGCAAAAGACAAATCCTATGACTCAGCTACTTACTCGGAGCTTGCGGAAAAATCGTCAAAAGAAGATATCGTATTTGGAGCACCACATGCTTTTTACGAGCGTAAAGGTGACGGGTATGAAGATTTAAATAAGGCGTACCCATTTTCATTTGCAGATGCCAAAAGTTTAGATCCGAATGTGATGTATGAAGCGGTGAAAAACGGTGATGTTGATGTGATTCCTGCTTTTACAACGGATAGCAGAATTCAACTATTCGACTTGGCAACAACAAAAGATGACTTGGGCTTTTTCCCGAAATACGACGCAGCACCGGTCGTTCGTCAAGACACGCTGAAAAAATTCCCTGAGCTTGAAAAAGTATTAAACAGCTTAGCAGGAAAAATTACAGAAGAAGATATGTTGAAAATGAATTCCCGTGTGGATTTGGATAAAGATAAACCTGAAGACGTCGCGAGAGAATTTTTGATTGAAAAAGGTTTGATTAAGGAATAA
- a CDS encoding ABC transporter permease yields MSNFFDTISSRSDLITEAFLQHIYLSFVALAIGILIALPTGILVARYRRFAEPIIGVTAVLQTIPSLALFGFLVPLIGIGSKTALIALVIYALLPIVRNTYAGLTGADDSIIEAGRGMGMTPNQILKKIELPIALPVIMAGIRTATVLTVGIATLATFVGAGGLGDVIYRGLQSYNNALVLAGALPVALLAIAFDLMLKWVEKRVTPKGINNQ; encoded by the coding sequence ATGAGTAATTTCTTCGATACGATTAGCAGCCGTTCAGATTTAATAACGGAAGCATTTCTGCAACATATCTATTTATCTTTTGTAGCGCTTGCAATTGGAATTCTAATTGCGCTACCTACTGGAATATTGGTCGCCAGGTATCGCCGTTTTGCAGAACCGATTATTGGCGTGACAGCGGTGCTGCAAACAATACCTAGTCTTGCATTATTTGGATTTTTAGTTCCGCTTATCGGAATCGGTTCAAAAACAGCACTTATTGCACTCGTTATTTATGCTTTATTACCAATTGTTCGTAATACATATGCCGGTTTGACTGGTGCCGATGATTCGATTATCGAAGCGGGTCGTGGAATGGGCATGACCCCAAACCAAATATTGAAAAAAATTGAGCTGCCGATTGCATTGCCCGTCATAATGGCGGGGATTCGAACAGCGACGGTTTTGACTGTCGGTATTGCAACGCTAGCGACCTTTGTGGGTGCGGGCGGTTTAGGCGACGTTATTTACAGAGGTCTCCAATCGTATAACAATGCTTTAGTTCTGGCAGGGGCGCTACCTGTTGCATTGTTGGCAATTGCGTTTGATTTAATGTTGAAGTGGGTGGAGAAAAGAGTTACGCCTAAAGGTATCAACAACCAATAG
- a CDS encoding ATP-binding cassette domain-containing protein, with protein sequence MIRFDNVTKVFPDGTKALNGVTVTIPTHKLTAIIGPSGCGKTTLMRMINRLELPTSGEVYIDEQPILERDEVELRRSIGYVIQRIGLIPHMTIEENIAMVPEMLRWEEDRISARVDELLELVDLDPKTYRSRYPFELSGGQQQRVGVSRALASDPNIILMDEPFSALDPISREQLQVELRKLQKQIRKTIVFVTHDMDEALEIADEIIIMREGQIEQMSSPNELIEHQATDFVRDFIGQKRIARRRDFAQRKLVEFSDILDETWAGDSVKVDALITVQEAIEILDNHSNGRLAITSQDRIVGYLGHHTLLKAAMKDQEGALSV encoded by the coding sequence GTGATTCGATTTGATAATGTAACGAAAGTGTTTCCAGATGGAACGAAAGCTTTAAACGGGGTTACAGTAACAATCCCGACACATAAATTAACTGCGATTATTGGTCCGAGTGGGTGTGGAAAAACAACACTGATGCGGATGATCAATCGATTAGAACTTCCGACATCGGGAGAAGTATATATCGATGAACAACCAATCTTGGAAAGAGATGAAGTTGAACTTCGACGTTCGATTGGCTACGTGATTCAACGAATCGGTTTGATTCCACATATGACAATTGAAGAAAACATTGCGATGGTTCCCGAAATGTTGAGATGGGAAGAAGACCGAATTTCAGCGAGGGTCGATGAATTATTGGAATTAGTCGATTTGGATCCAAAAACGTATAGAAGTCGTTATCCTTTTGAATTGTCTGGTGGCCAACAACAGCGTGTTGGGGTAAGTCGTGCTCTAGCAAGCGACCCTAATATTATATTGATGGACGAGCCCTTTTCAGCGCTTGACCCGATTAGCCGAGAGCAACTTCAAGTCGAGTTACGGAAGCTCCAAAAACAGATTAGGAAAACGATTGTGTTTGTCACGCATGATATGGATGAGGCACTCGAAATTGCTGATGAAATCATCATTATGCGCGAAGGTCAAATTGAACAGATGTCTTCACCAAATGAGTTAATAGAACACCAAGCGACAGATTTTGTTCGTGATTTCATCGGTCAAAAACGAATTGCACGTAGACGCGATTTTGCGCAAAGAAAACTCGTGGAATTCTCTGACATACTGGATGAAACCTGGGCAGGAGATAGCGTAAAGGTCGACGCGTTGATAACAGTTCAGGAAGCAATTGAAATTCTGGATAATCATTCAAATGGGCGTCTTGCCATTACAAGTCAAGACAGGATCGTCGGATATCTCGGACACCATACGCTCCTGAAGGCTGCCATGAAAGACCAGGAAGGGGCGCTTTCAGTATGA
- a CDS encoding ABC transporter ATP-binding protein has product MSEQLKTRKESSTKNFFALLKKLKWPIGVTVLALILSLTTTIAGLVIPLITKTLVDTLADALFNWKTAALLFVIFIVQALTGGVSHYLLTYIGETVVADLRGKLWNKVLRLPVSYYDANETGETMSRITQDTTTLKELVTNHLVTFVSGVISIVGSIIILFFLSWQMTLIMLISIPISMAIIIPLGRIMHKVAKATQAEMAKFSGHLGRVLGDIRLVKASRAEKTEAEQGQKAIRSLFGFGLKEAKIQAVISPIMTLTMMSILVVILGYGGSQVSRGILSAGTLVAIIFFMFQIIVPFAQMASFFTSFQKAVGATERIQHIIEMESEVSTGEKVVPEGIIKFDDVHFSYESGKEVLSGISFEANPGTVTALVGPSGGGKTTVFSLLERFYMPTNGEVSIGGKSIYTIALAEWRGKIGYVSQESPLLSGSIMDNIAYGLDSRPTTEEVKRAAEAANALDFIEEMPEQFETLVGERGMKLSGGQRQRIAIARALLYNPEILLLDEATSNLDSGSETHVQEALVRLMEGRTTLIIAHRLATVIHADQLIFLEKGKITGKGKHEELIATHDLYREFAQGQGLF; this is encoded by the coding sequence ATGTCGGAACAACTCAAAACTCGTAAAGAATCCTCTACGAAAAACTTTTTTGCTTTACTAAAAAAGTTGAAATGGCCAATTGGCGTCACAGTCCTTGCACTAATTCTTTCGCTAACGACGACGATAGCTGGGCTTGTCATACCGCTTATTACGAAAACGCTTGTGGATACGTTAGCGGATGCATTATTTAATTGGAAAACGGCGGCACTTTTGTTTGTGATTTTCATCGTACAAGCATTGACCGGCGGCGTATCCCACTATCTATTGACATATATAGGGGAAACGGTTGTCGCAGATTTGCGCGGGAAGTTGTGGAACAAAGTGCTCCGTCTACCGGTTTCGTATTATGATGCGAATGAAACCGGCGAAACGATGAGCCGGATTACACAAGATACAACAACGTTGAAGGAATTGGTGACGAATCATCTTGTGACTTTTGTATCCGGAGTCATATCGATTGTTGGATCGATTATTATTTTATTTTTCCTGTCGTGGCAAATGACATTAATCATGCTCATTAGTATTCCAATCAGCATGGCGATAATCATACCGCTCGGTCGTATAATGCATAAAGTGGCAAAGGCGACGCAAGCTGAGATGGCAAAGTTTTCAGGTCATCTAGGGCGTGTCCTTGGCGATATAAGATTAGTAAAAGCATCCCGTGCGGAGAAGACGGAAGCAGAACAAGGACAAAAAGCAATTCGTTCATTATTTGGCTTCGGTTTGAAAGAAGCGAAAATACAAGCTGTGATATCGCCCATCATGACGTTAACGATGATGAGTATTCTCGTCGTAATTTTAGGATATGGCGGCTCTCAAGTATCCAGGGGAATTTTATCGGCGGGGACGCTCGTTGCCATTATCTTTTTCATGTTTCAAATTATCGTACCGTTTGCGCAGATGGCATCATTTTTCACTTCATTTCAAAAAGCGGTTGGGGCGACTGAGCGTATTCAACATATTATTGAAATGGAAAGTGAAGTGTCAACGGGAGAAAAAGTTGTTCCAGAGGGAATAATCAAATTTGATGATGTTCATTTTTCCTATGAATCCGGAAAGGAAGTCCTCAGTGGAATCTCGTTTGAAGCGAATCCTGGAACAGTAACCGCCTTGGTAGGTCCAAGTGGTGGCGGCAAGACGACTGTATTTTCTTTGTTGGAAAGGTTTTATATGCCTACAAATGGGGAAGTGTCAATAGGAGGAAAATCGATTTATACAATTGCTCTGGCCGAGTGGCGGGGGAAAATTGGGTATGTTTCGCAGGAAAGCCCTTTATTAAGTGGTTCAATCATGGATAATATTGCGTATGGGCTTGATAGTAGACCGACGACTGAAGAAGTGAAGCGTGCTGCAGAAGCGGCGAATGCACTCGATTTCATCGAAGAAATGCCGGAACAGTTTGAAACGCTTGTCGGTGAACGTGGAATGAAATTATCGGGTGGACAGCGCCAGCGCATTGCGATTGCTAGGGCGTTACTTTATAATCCTGAAATATTGCTTCTTGATGAAGCTACGTCGAATTTAGACAGTGGTTCAGAAACTCATGTTCAAGAAGCGCTGGTACGGCTTATGGAAGGTCGAACAACGCTCATTATCGCACATAGATTGGCGACGGTTATTCATGCAGATCAGTTAATCTTCCTGGAAAAAGGAAAGATTACTGGTAAAGGAAAACATGAGGAACTCATTGCGACACATGATTTGTACCGTGAGTTTGCACAAGGACAAGGACTATTCTAA
- a CDS encoding uracil-DNA glycosylase encodes MFRIPESIAQLGKDRIEGFPVEGFIYGEGPIDPELMLIGEAPGEFELVDGIPFIGRAGKELMKSLATIGLSREDVYITSAVRSRPYRWGTKRNRDGTLTERKYNRPPTQKEILAHAPVLDYELLTVKPKLIVTLGNVGLQRLLGRESKVTELHGQLLERPVQYLKELDDTKFSWTNETFTIVPTFHPASIFYRPSHRPSLDADWLEIGRLLNNNS; translated from the coding sequence ATGTTCCGCATACCAGAATCGATTGCACAACTTGGAAAAGACCGCATCGAAGGATTTCCAGTAGAAGGTTTTATTTACGGTGAAGGCCCGATAGATCCTGAACTTATGCTAATCGGTGAAGCACCCGGAGAATTCGAACTCGTGGACGGCATCCCGTTCATTGGGCGTGCTGGAAAAGAATTGATGAAATCATTGGCTACGATTGGTTTATCGCGGGAAGATGTTTATATAACGAGTGCTGTGCGAAGTAGACCTTACAGATGGGGAACGAAAAGAAATCGTGATGGTACTTTAACAGAGCGGAAATACAACCGGCCACCTACGCAAAAAGAGATTTTGGCACACGCGCCGGTACTCGACTATGAGTTATTGACTGTGAAACCGAAGTTGATTGTCACGCTTGGAAATGTTGGTTTGCAGCGTTTATTAGGGAGAGAGTCGAAAGTCACCGAATTGCACGGGCAACTGTTGGAAAGACCAGTTCAATATTTGAAAGAACTCGACGATACAAAATTTAGCTGGACGAATGAAACATTTACAATCGTCCCGACTTTTCATCCGGCCTCCATATTTTATCGTCCTTCACACCGGCCGTCTTTAGATGCGGACTGGTTAGAAATCGGGCGGCTATTGAATAACAACTCCTAG
- a CDS encoding DUF6054 family protein, whose product MTVRNFRVKLTPTEATEKIKDWVLGRNVSGVLVDQYERKFEDKVIHVVILEKYYMRTSNRASLTVTIDNFDGETNVHAVAAGTSEGILRFDWGAGKNFSNSVENALNPFII is encoded by the coding sequence ATGACTGTACGAAATTTCCGTGTGAAATTAACACCGACAGAGGCAACGGAGAAAATTAAAGATTGGGTGCTTGGGAGAAATGTGAGTGGGGTACTGGTTGATCAATATGAAAGGAAGTTTGAAGATAAAGTTATCCATGTTGTTATTCTGGAAAAGTATTATATGCGTACGAGTAACCGCGCTTCACTTACGGTGACAATCGATAACTTTGATGGTGAAACGAATGTTCATGCAGTAGCTGCAGGAACTTCTGAAGGTATTTTACGTTTTGACTGGGGTGCCGGAAAGAATTTTTCTAACAGTGTAGAAAATGCACTGAATCCGTTCATAATCTAA